One genomic region from Ignavibacteriales bacterium encodes:
- a CDS encoding TonB-dependent receptor produces MNKSFTSFFLLKQLRWQLIFLMLLFSITSAMLNAQTTGKLSGVVADENGEPLIGANVLIDGTNQGAATDFEGYYNIINIRTGTYTIIFRYLGFQSQLISNVRISADQTTKLNATLNSEAIVGEEVIVVAKKPLVEFNQTSSVSSINKDDIKSLPIQSLEEIVNLQAGVVDGHFRGGRIGEVQYQVDGVTANNPFDNKSILPQLDRSAIEEVQVISGTFDAKYGQAMSGVVNTVLKSGSDKFEFSAETFFGDYYTTDTDRYPNVNKYKPLTIQNYQLSVSGPTGLPQTTFFANGRKYYNGGYLFGTRKFTPFDKNDFENKILNSTGDNALVNMNTDDEWSGQAKLTNTLIKDIQLSYQIIYNYAERQDYNQAYRLNPDGIKTNYTTSISHGLAFTHTISPEMFYKINIRQNIFKYADYKYEDLYDPRYIEAGRSKGDANYEDGAFIQGLDLGRFKQETNSLIIKGDYTLQANKYNFVEAGVEGQYSDVLFGPPGFFVDFYINDQVVLYPFEEFYRTPGLRSYYPKQFAVYLQDRIEIGDLVVRAGLRYEYYDAASVVPSNLQNPANSIEDAPPSTYIPTTIKNALAPRLGLSFPISDAASVYFSYGHFYQLPGLNLLYSNSDYSVLEDLQAGGIDYGVMGNPDLKPEFTIQYEFGLKQSISDFLGVQLSFFYKDIRDLLGVEFVDTYTAASYSRFTNIDYGSVTGFTLSAFQKDINNFNTSIDYTLQFAQGNSSDPEETANRAKAGADPRPRNIPFNWDQRHTLNLSAVYSIPDDYALSTILKFGSGQPYTPEIGAGFGANLETNSGRKDSYFLLDLRAEKYFNLGSLYLSVFVRAFNVLNTTFVNGYVFNSTGSPDYALNPSTNRSALSDPSRFYNPRRIEFGISLRSN; encoded by the coding sequence ATGAATAAATCATTTACAAGCTTTTTTTTACTTAAACAACTTAGATGGCAGCTAATATTTCTAATGCTTTTGTTTTCTATAACCTCTGCAATGTTAAATGCACAAACAACTGGTAAACTTTCCGGTGTGGTTGCAGATGAAAACGGGGAGCCATTAATTGGAGCTAATGTTTTAATAGATGGAACAAATCAGGGTGCCGCCACAGATTTTGAAGGCTATTATAATATCATTAATATTAGAACCGGAACTTATACTATTATCTTCCGCTATCTTGGATTTCAATCCCAGCTTATTTCCAATGTTAGAATTTCAGCTGACCAAACCACAAAACTTAATGCTACTTTAAATTCCGAAGCAATTGTTGGTGAAGAAGTTATTGTTGTTGCAAAAAAACCATTGGTGGAATTCAATCAAACAAGCTCCGTTTCTTCTATTAATAAAGATGATATTAAAAGTCTTCCAATTCAAAGTTTGGAAGAAATAGTGAACCTTCAAGCAGGCGTTGTTGATGGACACTTTAGAGGAGGTAGAATTGGCGAAGTTCAGTACCAGGTTGATGGTGTTACTGCTAATAACCCGTTTGATAACAAATCCATATTGCCGCAATTAGATCGTTCTGCAATCGAGGAAGTTCAGGTCATCAGTGGTACCTTTGATGCTAAGTATGGCCAGGCAATGTCTGGTGTTGTAAACACGGTTTTAAAATCCGGCTCTGACAAATTTGAATTTTCTGCCGAAACTTTTTTTGGTGACTATTATACTACAGACACAGATCGTTACCCTAATGTTAATAAATATAAACCGCTTACAATTCAAAACTATCAACTTTCAGTTAGCGGGCCAACAGGTTTACCTCAAACAACTTTTTTTGCTAATGGCAGGAAATATTATAACGGTGGATACTTGTTTGGAACAAGAAAATTTACTCCATTTGACAAAAATGATTTTGAAAATAAGATATTAAATTCTACCGGCGATAATGCACTTGTAAATATGAATACAGACGATGAGTGGAGCGGGCAGGCTAAACTCACTAATACTTTAATAAAAGACATCCAATTAAGCTACCAGATTATTTATAATTATGCAGAACGCCAAGATTATAATCAAGCTTATCGTTTAAACCCAGATGGCATTAAAACAAATTATACAACTTCTATAAGCCATGGTCTTGCTTTTACGCATACTATTTCACCGGAAATGTTTTATAAGATAAACATAAGACAGAATATTTTTAAATATGCCGACTACAAGTATGAAGACCTATATGATCCACGATATATAGAAGCTGGTAGATCTAAGGGCGATGCAAACTATGAAGATGGAGCATTTATTCAAGGTCTTGATCTCGGTAGGTTTAAACAGGAAACAAATTCATTAATTATCAAGGGCGACTATACTTTACAAGCTAATAAATATAATTTTGTAGAAGCCGGTGTTGAAGGGCAGTATTCTGATGTTCTATTTGGACCTCCTGGATTCTTTGTGGATTTCTATATTAATGATCAGGTAGTTCTTTATCCTTTTGAAGAGTTTTACAGGACACCCGGTTTACGATCATATTACCCAAAACAGTTTGCGGTTTATTTACAAGATAGGATTGAAATTGGCGACTTAGTAGTAAGAGCAGGTTTACGCTATGAATATTATGATGCAGCAAGTGTAGTTCCAAGTAATTTACAAAATCCTGCAAACTCAATCGAAGATGCACCCCCATCCACCTATATTCCAACAACAATAAAAAATGCATTAGCACCTAGGCTTGGATTAAGTTTTCCAATTTCTGATGCAGCCTCAGTATATTTTTCTTACGGACATTTTTATCAGTTACCGGGTCTGAATCTTCTATACAGCAACTCTGATTATTCTGTTCTTGAAGACCTGCAAGCAGGAGGTATTGATTATGGTGTAATGGGAAACCCAGATCTAAAACCTGAATTTACAATTCAGTATGAATTCGGTTTAAAACAATCTATCTCCGATTTTCTTGGCGTTCAACTTTCATTTTTCTATAAAGATATAAGGGATTTGCTGGGTGTTGAATTTGTTGATACTTATACAGCAGCAAGCTATTCAAGATTTACTAATATTGATTACGGAAGTGTAACAGGTTTTACATTATCGGCTTTTCAGAAGGATATTAATAATTTTAATACTTCTATAGATTACACACTTCAATTTGCTCAAGGTAATTCTAGTGATCCTGAGGAAACAGCCAACCGAGCAAAAGCAGGTGCTGATCCACGACCAAGGAATATTCCTTTTAATTGGGATCAAAGACACACATTAAATCTCTCTGCTGTTTATTCTATTCCTGATGATTATGCATTAAGCACAATTCTAAAGTTTGGCAGCGGACAGCCTTATACTCCGGAAATTGGTGCAGGGTTTGGCGCTAACTTAGAAACTAACTCCGGAAGAAAAGACAGTTATTTTTTACTTGATTTAAGAGCAGAAAAATATTTCAATCTTGGTTCATTGTATCTAAGTGTTTTTGTAAGAGCATTTAATGTATTAAATACTACCTTTGTTAATGGCTATGTATTTAACTCCACAGGTAGCCCCGACTATGCATTAAATCCATCAACGAACCGTTCTGCACTTTCTGACCCATCAAGGTTTTATAATCCTAGGCGTATTGAGTTTGGTATTTCTTTGAGGAGCAATTAA
- a CDS encoding T9SS type A sorting domain-containing protein has product MKTNKLALLAFAILLLSHSLIFAQFIPRQDAIWARYVPAGTITMDGVLDETAWAQAESITITYGQPGLLPTSGYKKETDGGPGVVTDPTNATIKFLVASDNQLWLAFDIPDSSIGGNDIWPKFDAVLMSVKNKLQLDGSSFMASPAEIFYTYWTNSLPDSTPVVGSLPRIVGSYGSYDGTPRTNREISIVDARTVVNGISNDAGRDQGWVTEMRINLDSLGYNVNQPDGDAIALNFSIWDNDFLFENDPLKTYSTKTYYQAPWGNANTINVARVYGKPDVGLTTVLPMIAPDVIIPNGANYPDPVIDGKPDEAVWAGAYTFNLGWDIQTLREDYPGVGKFMSGRYQPSFTTPPSYPPIIDPSFAVIKMFFKDNYLYFSADVTDGVVYGTTIFDLIDGVRLVLGHRTELNDVENNMIFKNCRVSFSFTGLGEPYEYLKTLVDSGKAQFGAALKGATTVNNNTDFDEGYSIEMKIDLTGLDYPTDLGDKALFCGVMLADGDTFEDPLSNYGTRVWWFRELEGGPTAAWAVLDPGTLVGVKDEYTVSIPNSIQLYGNYPNPFNPSTTIKFAIPETGDVNLKIYNTVGEEVKSINLTNRNAGELSYSFSASSISSGVYFYKITLNNSASGTNYISKVGKMILLK; this is encoded by the coding sequence GATGGTGTTCTTGATGAAACTGCCTGGGCACAAGCTGAATCAATAACAATAACTTACGGTCAACCAGGGCTTTTACCAACAAGCGGTTATAAAAAAGAAACTGACGGGGGACCAGGAGTGGTAACAGATCCAACTAATGCTACAATAAAATTCTTAGTAGCAAGCGATAACCAACTATGGTTAGCCTTTGATATTCCGGATTCATCTATTGGTGGAAATGATATTTGGCCTAAATTTGATGCAGTTCTTATGTCTGTTAAAAATAAATTACAATTAGATGGATCATCTTTCATGGCCAGTCCTGCCGAAATTTTCTATACTTACTGGACAAACTCATTGCCCGATTCAACACCAGTGGTTGGATCTCTTCCAAGAATAGTTGGTAGTTATGGAAGTTACGATGGAACACCAAGAACTAATAGAGAAATTTCCATAGTTGATGCAAGAACTGTTGTAAATGGTATTTCAAATGATGCAGGGAGGGACCAAGGATGGGTTACAGAAATGCGAATAAATTTAGATTCACTCGGTTATAATGTAAATCAGCCGGATGGTGATGCAATTGCTCTAAATTTTAGTATCTGGGATAATGATTTTTTATTTGAAAATGACCCATTAAAAACATACAGTACTAAAACTTATTATCAAGCTCCTTGGGGTAATGCTAACACAATTAATGTTGCTCGCGTTTATGGCAAACCGGATGTTGGTTTAACCACTGTACTTCCTATGATTGCGCCGGATGTTATAATTCCAAACGGGGCTAATTACCCGGATCCTGTTATTGATGGCAAACCGGATGAAGCTGTTTGGGCCGGAGCTTATACTTTTAATTTGGGATGGGATATACAAACATTAAGAGAAGACTACCCTGGAGTTGGAAAATTTATGAGTGGCAGATACCAACCTTCATTCACTACTCCTCCTTCATACCCACCAATAATTGATCCATCTTTTGCAGTAATTAAAATGTTTTTTAAAGATAATTATCTTTACTTCTCTGCTGATGTTACAGATGGAGTTGTTTATGGGACCACAATCTTTGATCTAATTGACGGAGTTAGATTGGTACTTGGACATCGAACAGAACTGAATGATGTTGAAAATAATATGATTTTCAAAAATTGCAGAGTGAGTTTTAGTTTTACTGGTCTGGGCGAACCTTATGAATATTTAAAAACATTGGTTGATTCAGGCAAGGCACAATTTGGCGCAGCTTTAAAAGGAGCAACAACAGTAAATAATAATACGGATTTTGATGAAGGTTATTCGATTGAGATGAAAATAGATCTTACAGGTTTAGATTATCCTACAGATCTAGGTGATAAAGCTCTTTTCTGTGGTGTTATGCTGGCCGATGGTGACACTTTTGAAGATCCATTATCAAATTACGGTACTCGTGTTTGGTGGTTTAGAGAATTAGAAGGTGGGCCTACTGCGGCATGGGCTGTATTAGATCCGGGTACTTTGGTTGGTGTTAAAGATGAATATACTGTCTCGATACCAAACTCAATTCAGTTATATGGAAATTATCCAAATCCATTTAATCCTTCTACAACAATTAAATTTGCTATTCCTGAAACCGGGGATGTAAATCTAAAAATATACAATACCGTTGGTGAAGAAGTTAAGAGTATAAATTTGACTAACAGAAATGCCGGAGAATTAAGTTACTCATTTAGTGCCTCATCAATTTCATCCGGAGTTTACTTCTATAAAATTACATTAAACAATTCTGCATCTGGCACAAATTATATTAGTAAAGTCGGAAAAATGATTCTTCTTAAGTAA